The Brassica napus cultivar Da-Ae chromosome C7, Da-Ae, whole genome shotgun sequence genome has a segment encoding these proteins:
- the LOC106409692 gene encoding 9-cis-epoxycarotenoid dioxygenase NCED2, chloroplastic, whose protein sequence is MMVSLLTMSMSGAQTWPQAHTDLGFGPIKRQPKIKCTVHIDVTELPLKRPSFTPRTTATPPRHNPLRLNIFQKAAAIAIDVAERALISREQDTPLPKTADPRIQIAGNYFPVPEFPVRECLDVEGTIPDCINGVYVRNGANPMFEPIAGHHLFDGDGMVHAVKITNGSASYACRFTKTERLIQEKRLGRPVFPKAIGELHGHSGIARLMLFYARGLCGLVNNQNGVGVANAGLVYFNNRLLAMSEDDLPYQLKITQTGDLQTVGRYDFDGQLKSSMIAHPKLDPVTKELHALSYDVVKKPYLKYFRFSPDGVKSPELEIPLETPTMVHDFAITENFVVIPDQQVVFKLGEMIAGNSPVIFDGEKVSRLGIMPKDATEASEVIWVNSPETFCFHLWNAWESPETEEVVVIGSCMSPADSIFNERDESLRSVLTEIRINLRTREATRRALLDDDVNLEIGMVNRNRLGRKTRFAFLAIADPWPKVCGFAKVDLCTGEIEKYIYGGEKYGGEPFFLPGGTVDGKGGENEDDGYIFSHVHDEEKETSELQIINAVNLKLEATIKLPSRVPYGFHGTFVDSSELVDQS, encoded by the coding sequence ATGATGGTTTCTCTGCTTACAATGTCGATGAGTGGTGCTCAAACATGGCCTCAGGCCCATACTGATTTAGGCTTTGGGCCCATCAAAAGACAGCCGAAGATTAAATGCACGGTGCATATCGACGTAACGGAATTACCCTTGAAACGGCCTTCATTCACACCCAGAACCACCGCGACGCCACCGCGGCATAATCCTCTCCGGCTAAACATCTTCCAGAAAGCAGCGGCGATTGCGATCGATGTGGCTGAGCGAGCGTTGATCTCACGTGAGCAAGATACTCCTCTTCCCAAAACCGCTGATCCACGTATTCAAATCGCCGGGAATTATTTCCCGGTGCCGGAATTTCCCGTCCGAGAGTGTCTCGACGTTGAAGGAACAATCCCTGACTGCATTAACGGAGTTTATGTCCGTAACGGTGCAAATCCGATGTTCGAGCCAATCGCTGGGCATCATTTGTTCGACGGAGACGGAATGGTTCACGCAGTTAAAATAACCAACGGTTCAGCAAGCTACGCATGCCGGTTTACTAAAACCGAGAGATTAATTCAAGAAAAACGATTGGGTCGACCGGTTTTTCCGAAAGCAATCGGCGAGCTTCACGGCCACTCGGGAATCGCACGTCTGATGCTTTTTTACGCACGTGGGCTTTGCGGCCTCGTCAACAATCAAAACGGCGTCGGGGTAGCGAACGCCGGTTTGGTTTACTTCAATAACCGGCTTTTAGCAATGTCAGAAGACGATTTACCGTACCAATTAAAAATAACTCAAACCGGCGACCTCCAAACCGTTGGGCGTTACGATTTCGACGGTCAGTTAAAATCATCGATGATCGCCCACCCGAAACTCGACCCGGTTACAAAGGAGCTCCACGCGCTAAGCTACGACGTCGTTAAAAAGCCTTACCTGAAATATTTCAGATTCTCGCCGGACGGCGTTAAATCACCGGAGCTGGAGATCCCGCTCGAGACTCCGACGATGGTTCACGATTTCGCTATAACGGAGAATTTCGTGGTGATTCCGGATCAGCAAGTCGTGTTTAAGCTAGGGGAGATGATCGCCGGAAACTCTCCGGTGATTTTCGACGGCGAAAAGGTTTCGCGATTGGGGATAATGCCGAAAGACGCGACGGAGGCTTCCGAGGTAATCTGGGTGAATTCGCCGGAGACATTCTGTTTCCATCTCTGGAACGCGTGGGAATCGCCGGAGACGGAGGAAGTGGTGGTGATCGGGTCGTGTATGTCGCCGGCGGATTCTATCTTCAACGAGAGAGACGAGAGCTTGAGAAGCGTCTTGACTGAGATCAGGATAAACCTCAGGACGCGTGAAGCCACGCGACGCGCGTTGCTGGATGACGATGTGAATTTAGAAATCGGTATGGTTAACCGAAACCGGTTAGGTAGAAAAACCCGGTTCGCGTTTCTGGCTATCGCTGATCCTTGGCCAAAAGTTTGCGGTTTCGCCAAGGTTGATCTTTGCACCGGTGAAATCGAAAAGTACATTTACGGCGGCGAGAAGTACGGAGGAGAACCGTTTTTCTTGCCCGGTGGCACCGTTGACGGTAAGGGaggagaaaatgaagatgaCGGTTACATATTCTCTCACGTCCACGACGAAGAGAAAGAGACGTCCGAACTTCAGATTATTAACGCCGTTAATTTAAAGCTTGAAGCTACGATTAAACTACCGTCTAGAGTACCGTACGGGTTTCATGGTACATTTGTGGATTCAAGTGAACTCGTGGATCAATCATAA